Genomic window (Bradyrhizobium sp. 186):
CGGGTCGAACAATTCCTCGCTGCTCAGTCTCGTCGCGGGCACCATCACTTTCGTCGCAGGTGAGACCGCCAAGCACGGCGACATGAAGATCGACACACCGGTCGCCACCATGGGCATCCGTGGCACGGCCGTGCTGAGCCAGATCCATTTCGTCGTTCCGCCCAGCGGCGGCGACCCGCAGCCGGAGGCGAGCTTCCAGGTGCTGGTCGAGCCGAATGGCACCACCGGCTCCTACATCCTGTTCGACAAGGTCACGCTGCTGCCGATCGCGACGGTCAACCAGGCCGGCCAGATGATCCAGATCAGCGGCGGCAACGTCTCGATCAGCAATGCGCTGCTGTCGCCGGACATCCAGAAGCTGATCACGGACGTGTTCACGCTGAAGTTCACGGACAACAATTCCAATACCAAGCTGACCTCGAACTTCACCGATTCGATCACGCAGACCAGCCAAGACCTGGTGTTCAAGTCGGGAGCCGGTCCCGTCGTGATCGCGACCTTCACGAACCTGAATACGCAGGATTCGCACGGGCCGGGCAATTCCACGCCGACCGCCACCCGTCTTCCCGGCCAACCGCTGGCGCAAAGCCTCGATTCCAGTGGCAACGTGAAGACGGCGTTCACGGTGACCGAGCGCGCGGACAAGACCGGCGACACCGCGGATACCGATACGGTCTCCGGCCGGATCACTTTCGTTGACGGCAACCTGGGCGACCGGCCGACGGTGGGGGTGAATCTCGCCGATGCGCCGAACTACGTCTACAAGGACGCCGGCCTGCACGATGTCACCGCATCGCTCACGGCGCTCCAGAAGCAGGACATCGCGGCGACGCAGATCCAGATCAACGTCGTTGCCGACGGCGGCAACAACAACAACGGCTCGGCGGTCTGGACTTACACGATCCCCGACAACGTCTTCGACTTCCTCGCGGCCGGCGAAACGCTGACGCTGACCTACATGGTCCGCATCGACACCAATTTCGCGGTAAGTCCCGAAACCAAGTTCATCCCCATCACCATCACGATCACGGGCACCAACGATAAGCCGGTGATCACCAGCAGCGTTCCGGCAACCATCGCCTTCGAAGGCGGCACCAGCGTGCCGGGCGGCCCGCTCACCAGCGACGTGCCGACTTCGGGTACGCTGACCTTCGACGACGTCGATCTCACCGACACGCACACAGTCTCGGTGCAGCTGACTGGCGCCAGCCTGCAGGGCCGCACCGTGCCGCCGGGCCCGCTCGCGCTGTTCCAGAATGCGATGTCGGTCGCGATCGCGGCGGGCTCCGACAGCACAGGAGATGGTACCGGCACTATCAACTGGTCGCTGGCCGATCTGCCCGTCTATCTCGCCGACTTCATCCCCCGGGGCGAGGTGCTGACGCTGACCTACACGGTGACGGTCAGGGACTCGCAAGGCGCAACCGCGCAGCAGACCATCACCGTCACGATTACGGGCACCGACGCGCCTGCGGTGGTGTGGATCGCGACCGACAAGGCCGGCGCCCCCTCCGGCGGCTTCTGGAAGGACGCGGCGAACTGGGAAACCGGCACCGTCCCGACCATCGATGACGACGTCATCGTCATCACCGATCAGCTGCACGGCCTGACGCCGTCCTATCCGGTGACGATCGACGCGGCGGCCTACGCCAAGTCCATCACGATGAATGATTTCGGCGGCCCGCCGCCGAAGCTGATCAACCAGAGCTCGCTGACGATCGCCGGCGCGCTCAACATGAGCGCGGATTCGATCCTCACCAACGCGGTGACCGGCACGATGTCCGTCGGCGGCAAGGCCGAGATCCTGGACACGGCCGTGCTCACCAATGCCGGCCATCTCACGTTCGCGGGCGGTGGCGATTTCGCTGCCGGCATCACGATCACCAATTCCGGCACGCTCGAACTGTCCGGGGGCACGCTCAAGACCCTGGCCGACATCGCCAATGCCGGCGGTACGCTGAAGGCCGACGCCGGCACCACGCTGATCGTGGACACCGCCACCATCGAAGGCGGCACAGTCACCATTATCGGCACGCTGGAGCTTGACGGCACCAGCCTCATCGAGAACGGCACGCTGAATAATTCCGGCACGGTCAACGTCAAGGGCGCTGCGGAATTCGCCCATGAGACCGTTTCCAACACGTCCAGCGGCACGATCAAGGTGCTGGCGAACGGCGCGCTGACCATCGACCAGGGCTCGACGGTCGCCAATGCCGGCAACGTCACGGTTGATGCCACTGGCAAGCTGACGGTGAACGGCGCGACGATCAGCGGCGCAGGCACGGTCACCGGCAACGGCGAGATCGACCTGACGGGCAGCGCCGTGCTGAGCGGCGGCATCCTGAACAACAATGCGACGTTCAAGGTCAGCGGCAGCGGCAACGCGCTGGACCACGAGACTGTGACCAATGCGGGCACCATCGAGGTGCTTGCCATCGGCGCGCTGGCTATCGACCAGGGCGCGACGATCGACAATTCGAGCGGCAACGTCATCGTCGATGCCACCGCTGCGCTGACCCTGGATGACGCGACGATCAGCGGCGGCGCCATCAAGGGAGCCGGCACCATCGACGTTACCGGCGCCAGCAAGATCGACGGCGGGGCCACGCTCAGCGTTACCGCGGTCACGGCCGATGCCAAGCTGACGTTGGACGGCGTCACGGTGTCCGGAAGCGTCATCACCGACAAGTCCAGCATCGAGCTCGACAACGTCGTCAAGCTCAAGGATGGCGCCAAGATCCAGGGCGCCTCCGCGGCCGCCAAGGGCGCAATCACCAACACCGGCACGCTCGAGATCGCGGGTGCTGCGACGCTGCTCAATGACGTCCTCACCAACACCGGCACGCTGGCCGCGATCAATGGCGGCACGCTGAAGCTGATCTCGACCACGGTGACCGGCGGCACGGTGACGATATCAGGCACGCTGGAATCGGCCGGCACGAGTGCGATCGACAACGCTGACATCACCAACAGCGGCACGATCGCCGTCACCAGCGGCACGTTGACGATCGATCCGGGCGTCCTTCAAGCCATCACCAATCACAATCTGATCAAGGTGGTCACCGGCGGTACGCTGAAGCTGACGACCGCCATCGTTGCCAACACCGGCGGGACGATCACGGTCGACGGTACATCGAAACTCTATCTGTCCGACGTTTCGATCAATGGCGGCAGCCTGAGCAATTCCGGCAATCTCTACGGTGTGTCCGGGTCCAACGCGATCTCGGCCGCGGTCACCAACACCGGCACCATCGAGGTGCAGGCCGGCACGCTGAACCTCTCCGGCGGCCTCAGCGGCGTCGGCTCGCTGATCATCGACAACGGCGCGACGCTCGAGCTTGCGGGGGCGACCGCGCAGACGATTACCTTCGCGGGCGGCGCCGATACGCTTCTCCTCGACAAGGTCGCCGGCCTGAGCTTTACCGGCACCATCGCCGGCCAGTCGACCAACGGCGGCACGTTCACGATCACGGGTGCGGCCGACATCACCAGCGCGAGCGGCGATGCGCTCGACTTCACAGCGTCGGGCGGCACGAGCGGTAGCCACGCCGACGTCGTGCTCACCCCCACCGGCGCACTGACTGGCGCGGCCAATGGCATCGTCGTCACCCAGAACGGCACCGGCGGCATTTCGCTGACGGCGACAAAGGACGTCACCGGCCTGAACGGCAATGGTATCACGCTGCGCGACAGCGCAACCGGCGTCGGCGGCATCACCGTCGGCAACGTCACCGGCAAGGCAACCGGCACCGGCGCGAACTCGGTCGGTGTCCTCGTCGAGAATTTGAATGCCGCCAATAACGGCGACATCTCGATCACCCAGCTCGGCGGCGCCGTGGGCGACGCTTACGGCATCGATGCGCACACCGAGGGCGGCGGCGACATCATCATCGACGCCGGTGGCACCATTACGGGTAGCTCGATCTACGGCATCCGGTCGCGCAGCTACGGCGCTGGCGACCAGACCGTCACGACCGAGGCCGGCAGCGTCGTCACCTCGGGCAGCTCCGGCATCATCGCCGTCAACCGAGCGATTTCCCTCGGCGCAGCATCCAATAGCACCATCACCGTGAACGCCTACGGCACGATCAACTCGGGCAGCAGCCCGAACCTGAGCGGCAATTCGCCGGCCGGCATCCAGGCCGGCTACACCGGCGCCACGACCGGGACCAATGCCAATACCGGCGTCAACGGCACGGTCGTCGTCAACAACCATGCTGACATCACCGCCGCGGCGGGCTTCGGCATCGACGCCTATAATTACGGCAATGGCGATGTCACGGTGAACAGCGCCAACGGGACGGCGATTTCCGTCTCCGGCTCCCAGGGTATCGGCATCAACGCCTCCGCGTTGAGCGGCGGCACCGGCGACGTGACGATCGCGCTCGGCAAGGATGTCACGATCTCGGGCGCGACGAGCTACGGCGTCAGGGCCTACAGCATCGATGCGGGCGACATCAGCGTCACCCTGGCGAACGGCGACAGCATCACGTCCAGCAGCTCCGGCATCGTGGCGGTGAATTTTGCGACCGCGATTGCAAGCAGCCTGGGCAGCACGATCTCGGTCGAGGCGCATGGCACCATCCATTCCGGCTCCACGCTGAACAACGACGGCACCACGCCGGGGGCGATCATCGCCGGCTACAAGCCGGGCGGGAACGGCGTGTTCTCCAACGCGGTCAACGGGGACGTCACCGCCAACAGCGATGCGACGATCACCGCGGCTGCCGGCTACGGTATCGAAGCGTTCACCTGGGGCGTCGGCAATGTCGCGGTCACGACCGGCGCGACGGCGTCGATCACTGCCGCGGGCACCGCGATCGGCGCCTTCGATCACGGCGGCGGCAATGTCAGCGTCACCAACAATGGCTCCGCCACCGGCGCGGTCGGCGTCTCCGC
Coding sequences:
- a CDS encoding cadherin-like domain-containing protein, translating into MNYAGKFDAAISLDGQGSPSPASVHVDSFTAKPFTAKAHGHVPEGAFVVPDPNLIFHGEFKRAGVDLVLSHDDREFVVHDYFRGDKRAAISSPDGAHLTGDVVSALTGHVQYAQAAPGAAAAQVIGHVTKLSGSATAVRNGVSIVLNNGDNVEKGDVVSTGGDSTLGITFIDGTVFGLSSNARMVLNEMVYDPNGSNNSSLLSLVAGTITFVAGETAKHGDMKIDTPVATMGIRGTAVLSQIHFVVPPSGGDPQPEASFQVLVEPNGTTGSYILFDKVTLLPIATVNQAGQMIQISGGNVSISNALLSPDIQKLITDVFTLKFTDNNSNTKLTSNFTDSITQTSQDLVFKSGAGPVVIATFTNLNTQDSHGPGNSTPTATRLPGQPLAQSLDSSGNVKTAFTVTERADKTGDTADTDTVSGRITFVDGNLGDRPTVGVNLADAPNYVYKDAGLHDVTASLTALQKQDIAATQIQINVVADGGNNNNGSAVWTYTIPDNVFDFLAAGETLTLTYMVRIDTNFAVSPETKFIPITITITGTNDKPVITSSVPATIAFEGGTSVPGGPLTSDVPTSGTLTFDDVDLTDTHTVSVQLTGASLQGRTVPPGPLALFQNAMSVAIAAGSDSTGDGTGTINWSLADLPVYLADFIPRGEVLTLTYTVTVRDSQGATAQQTITVTITGTDAPAVVWIATDKAGAPSGGFWKDAANWETGTVPTIDDDVIVITDQLHGLTPSYPVTIDAAAYAKSITMNDFGGPPPKLINQSSLTIAGALNMSADSILTNAVTGTMSVGGKAEILDTAVLTNAGHLTFAGGGDFAAGITITNSGTLELSGGTLKTLADIANAGGTLKADAGTTLIVDTATIEGGTVTIIGTLELDGTSLIENGTLNNSGTVNVKGAAEFAHETVSNTSSGTIKVLANGALTIDQGSTVANAGNVTVDATGKLTVNGATISGAGTVTGNGEIDLTGSAVLSGGILNNNATFKVSGSGNALDHETVTNAGTIEVLAIGALAIDQGATIDNSSGNVIVDATAALTLDDATISGGAIKGAGTIDVTGASKIDGGATLSVTAVTADAKLTLDGVTVSGSVITDKSSIELDNVVKLKDGAKIQGASAAAKGAITNTGTLEIAGAATLLNDVLTNTGTLAAINGGTLKLISTTVTGGTVTISGTLESAGTSAIDNADITNSGTIAVTSGTLTIDPGVLQAITNHNLIKVVTGGTLKLTTAIVANTGGTITVDGTSKLYLSDVSINGGSLSNSGNLYGVSGSNAISAAVTNTGTIEVQAGTLNLSGGLSGVGSLIIDNGATLELAGATAQTITFAGGADTLLLDKVAGLSFTGTIAGQSTNGGTFTITGAADITSASGDALDFTASGGTSGSHADVVLTPTGALTGAANGIVVTQNGTGGISLTATKDVTGLNGNGITLRDSATGVGGITVGNVTGKATGTGANSVGVLVENLNAANNGDISITQLGGAVGDAYGIDAHTEGGGDIIIDAGGTITGSSIYGIRSRSYGAGDQTVTTEAGSVVTSGSSGIIAVNRAISLGAASNSTITVNAYGTINSGSSPNLSGNSPAGIQAGYTGATTGTNANTGVNGTVVVNNHADITAAAGFGIDAYNYGNGDVTVNSANGTAISVSGSQGIGINASALSGGTGDVTIALGKDVTISGATSYGVRAYSIDAGDISVTLANGDSITSSSSGIVAVNFATAIASSLGSTISVEAHGTIHSGSTLNNDGTTPGAIIAGYKPGGNGVFSNAVNGDVTANSDATITAAAGYGIEAFTWGVGNVAVTTGATASITAAGTAIGAFDHGGGNVSVTNNGSATGAVGVSAIANGSGAITIVNHGDITSTSLAGISVTQNEAGATGSTHITNTGSIVAPTAHAAIFIQENATGSALIDNSGTIGPAVASTVTSMTYAIVETGGAITINNTGHINGNISVATATFNNELGGTWTVAGTSVFGNLSSIGNAGEIDLLNGASVSGTGLSIANSHEIESWGTASISGTIANTGTIEVHTGTLALFGSLSGSGSVTIDAGATLEVNATVSQTITFGGGGAELQIDTGSFGGSIAGFAATDKLDLSTIKYDGGTSATYDPITGNLAVSDAYGHTITLHLIGSDYSNAHFAGSSDGHGGTLITLNADDDAPVFTAAEASPSVSFSELASTTGASALDPASGGTGAIHFKDVDLTDRPSASITTQTVSWTDADHTTNLSGLLTTDEINALEHALTLQQTGNKNNGAVGWSYSIADDALDFLGEDQTAKIVSTITLNDGQGRSDTAEVTVTITGKNDAPAITVETSDSNAASLLETNAGLATSGKLTVSDADATDHVSVARDDDVVVHLNGVLQTDGIGCLTEADLLNYLTVQSGDILNGAATHAHLTWDFNSGTQAFDFLAAGQTLSLQYTIVPDDGHTATGTGNGVVTINIAGSNDAPTIQAATLASVSGDDANPDGTSVGDLFAGKVHDVDDGASFKAVAISADNACSDQGVWQYEITGTDRWVDITGVSDTSALVLSTDTLIRFVPTEGFTGAPGALEMHALDDTYAGAITTTTSPAAIDITDSGIGHGGNTPVSDQAASVGVDVTVPPDVLVANDDTLDNATPPSPDAGWMLDTENGHYYRIVVSEVTWDQANANAIGDGAYLATVTSQHESGFIANLPGWDDVRYGVWSGGQSLDDNLQTSSHWTWVTGPEAGSDFTYTAWRDGEPNGWGSDTVGYMVVEDRGADWNDVPRYFDNRAYVEEWGGQQDQVAFRENTGTTLTTAQLLANDTDSAGNPITVTSVGDLSGHSAHGGTVALNGNVITYAPATDYFGADSFTYTISDGVKTSTATVSFAVDQSPVIDTTHFVHTHNEDNSETVTGLSVSGPSTETYNLSAVTAGATDGSSVCPSQHDGVSLDQVNADLASVTYTPGATPPVNDMITFSVTDSLGIKDTVNFIFNESGEGPVTLTGTTGKDVIFATESSDTLIGGGAKDQFVFAPASSQDTVQHTVNDFEIGLDKIDLRQFTSITSWTQVSSLAAQQGDDTLLTLDNNDKILLKNTVANNLHAGDFILHVS